A window of Fundulus heteroclitus isolate FHET01 chromosome 15, MU-UCD_Fhet_4.1, whole genome shotgun sequence contains these coding sequences:
- the tdh gene encoding L-threonine dehydrogenase — MPVIRILNKVAKQALLSTPGCGCQPLTVAVRTISFSPRQVTSDASFHSVSFSETDHPKVLITGGLGQLGVGLAKQLRKRFGKNNVILSDIRKPPNNVFHSGPFIYSDILDYKNLREIVVNNRITWLVHYSALLSAVGEANVALARSVNITGLHNILDIAAEHGLRLFVPSTIGAFGPSSPRNPTPDMCVQRPRTIYGVSKVHAELMGEYYHHRYGLDFRCLRYPGIISADTMPGGGTTDYAVQIFHDAIKTGKFECNLRPDSRLPMMYIDDCLRATLEVMEAPADTLSMRTYNINAMSFTPEELAQELRKQMPELEVTYNIDPVRQAIADSWPMNFDDSNARKDWGWKHDYDLPELVQTMLNYLGVETRMAQAN; from the exons ATGCCTGTTATCAGAATCCTCAACAAGGTAGCCAAGCAGGCCCTGCTCAGCACACCGGGCTGTGGCTGCCAGCCTCTGACGGTGGCTGTGCGTACCATCAGCTTCTCCCCCCGGCAGGTCACATCGGATGCAAGCTTCCACTCTGTGTCTTTCTCAGAAACGGATCATCCCAAGGTGCTAATCACAG GTGGTCTGGGGCAACTCGGAGTTGGACTAGCCAAACAGCTGAG GAAGAGGTTTGGCAAGAACAACGTCATTCTGTCCGACATCAGGAAACCTCCTAACAACGTATTTCACAGTG GTCCCTTTATCTACTCCGACATCCTAGACTACAAGAACCTGCGAGAAATTGTGGTGAACAACCGCATCACTTGGCTGGTTCACTACAGCGCCCTCCTCAGTGCAGTCGGAGAGGCTAACGTGGCCTTGGCACGCTCCGTGAACATCACTG GGCTTCACAATATCCTGGACATTGCAGCAGAGCACGGCCTGCGACTGTTTGTCCCCAGCACCATCGGAGCCTTTGGCCCCTCTTCGCCCCGTAACCCGACACCAgatatgtgtgtgcagagacctCGCACTATCTATGGCGTTTCCAAAGTGCACGCTGAGTTAATGGGAGAG TATTACCATCACCGCTATGGCCTGGACTTCCGCTGTCTCCGTTATCCAGGAATCATCTCGGCAGACACCATGCCCGGGGGTGGCACGACAG ACTACGCGGTTCAGATCTTTCACGACGCAATCAAGACGGGGAAGTTTGAGTGCAACCTGAGGCCCGACTCGCGGCTACCCATGATGTACATCGACGACTGCCTGCGCGCCACCCTGGAGGTGATGGAGGCGCCCGCCGACACGCTGAGCATGAGGACGTACAACATCAACGCCATGAGCTTCACGCCCGAGGAGCTGGCCCAGGAGCTCAGGAAGCAGATGCCGGAGCTGGAGGTCACATACAACATCGACCCTGTACGACAGGCAATCG CCGACAGCTGGCCCATGAACTTTGACGACTCCAACGCACGGAAGGACTGGGGCTGGAAGCACGACTACGATCTGCCAGAGCTGGTCCAGACGATGCTTAACTACTTAGGGGTGGAGACGCGCATGGCTCAGGCCAACTGA